One genomic segment of Rubeoparvulum massiliense includes these proteins:
- a CDS encoding putative amidoligase domain-containing protein, producing MDYGVLIQQPEFANQWKSYLPILQQESYHQEPSKQVLMQWDSDFLSFQESRQVLNCREAKQHVENAYTMRHLLQQSGIQVASSQQHVQRVYIVHLFQTEILALYRQKKSKAWLQSSQFNANKHLETIPLTSGGAELGRVKRLAIRAIYSCGLDFGMVVIGILPERRSCVIQIDPTPPLTPLLTRNYARAFQKYIGQLKQHGRNAERLLIGADPEFVLFSGTNQLVLASKYFPKKGQVGCDSIWLRGDSTHVKLPLAELRPLPAKEPRQLILNLYQAMLAGIRKINNSSIKWLAGSAPLKEYPIGGHLHFSHVPCNFRLLRALDNYLTLPLFLLEDIAAQHRRPRYGWLGDFRMKFHGGFEYRTPPSWLVTPRITKGVIALAKVILHNYPQLRQQPLLRVHVNDAYYQGNYRLIKPIVQELWAELEATAEYRTYRHYLDPFKELIDSEYRWDEKEDIRPAWKLPPFHKQKTRLNRR from the coding sequence TTGGACTATGGCGTGCTGATCCAACAACCTGAATTTGCGAATCAATGGAAGTCTTATCTTCCCATCTTACAGCAGGAATCATATCATCAAGAGCCTTCCAAGCAGGTTCTTATGCAATGGGATAGTGATTTTCTCTCATTTCAGGAGTCTAGGCAGGTATTAAACTGTCGGGAAGCTAAACAGCATGTAGAGAATGCTTATACGATGCGTCATCTCCTCCAACAAAGCGGTATTCAAGTAGCATCTTCTCAGCAGCATGTGCAGCGAGTCTATATCGTTCATCTCTTTCAAACGGAGATCCTTGCTCTTTACCGTCAGAAAAAATCGAAAGCATGGCTCCAATCCTCACAATTTAATGCCAATAAACATCTGGAAACCATTCCTTTAACAAGTGGTGGAGCTGAACTTGGAAGAGTAAAACGATTAGCCATTCGTGCAATCTATAGCTGTGGACTGGATTTTGGTATGGTGGTGATCGGAATATTACCTGAACGTAGGAGTTGTGTCATTCAAATCGATCCCACACCACCCTTAACCCCATTGTTGACCAGAAACTATGCGAGAGCATTTCAAAAGTATATTGGGCAGTTGAAGCAACATGGTCGCAATGCTGAACGATTGCTCATCGGTGCTGATCCAGAGTTTGTCCTGTTCTCAGGGACGAATCAGTTAGTGTTAGCATCGAAGTATTTTCCGAAGAAAGGCCAGGTTGGCTGTGACTCTATCTGGCTACGTGGGGATAGCACACACGTAAAATTACCATTGGCAGAATTACGACCACTACCAGCGAAAGAGCCGCGACAGCTTATTCTTAATCTCTATCAAGCGATGCTAGCAGGGATCCGAAAAATCAATAATTCATCGATCAAATGGTTAGCAGGAAGCGCTCCATTAAAAGAGTATCCCATTGGTGGACACTTACACTTTAGCCATGTTCCATGCAATTTTCGCTTGCTCCGAGCGCTGGATAATTATTTGACCTTACCGCTTTTTTTATTGGAGGATATAGCTGCACAGCATCGTCGCCCCCGCTATGGCTGGTTAGGTGATTTTCGCATGAAGTTTCATGGTGGCTTTGAATATCGTACACCACCGAGCTGGCTGGTTACACCTCGAATCACCAAGGGTGTCATCGCCTTAGCAAAGGTGATTCTGCATAATTATCCACAACTTCGCCAGCAGCCTTTGCTGAGGGTTCATGTGAACGATGCGTACTATCAGGGGAATTATCGTCTGATTAAGCCCATCGTACAAGAGTTATGGGCAGAGCTAGAAGCCACAGCAGAGTATCGAACATATCGACACTATCTTGATCCTTTTAAAGAATTGATCGATTCGGAATACCGCTGGGATGAAAAGGAGGATATTCGTCCCGCTTGGAAGCTCCCTCCCTTCCATAAACAAAAAACACGTCTTAATCGAAGATAA
- the cotE gene encoding outer spore coat protein CotE produces the protein MSLTDQALSYREIVTKAVCGKGRKYSSTTHHVVPEAKPSSILGCWIINHRYEAHKEGNYVHIAGSYEINIWFSTAENRDTDVAKQRVGYTDQIPLTELDAYCREDEMEVYARVVQEPNCVKAVLLSTGDTVIVEVEREMEAEIIGETKLCVIVCNVDEEMDKHVDTLAPIYDDYYNDLDPDLIIDDLD, from the coding sequence ATGTCATTGACCGATCAAGCTCTTAGCTACCGTGAAATTGTTACGAAGGCGGTATGCGGGAAGGGTCGAAAGTATTCATCCACCACACATCACGTGGTTCCCGAAGCAAAGCCTTCCAGTATTCTGGGGTGTTGGATTATTAATCATCGTTATGAAGCCCACAAGGAAGGGAATTATGTACACATAGCTGGTTCCTATGAAATCAACATCTGGTTCTCTACTGCTGAGAATCGAGATACCGATGTTGCGAAGCAGCGAGTTGGCTATACCGATCAGATCCCCCTTACAGAACTGGATGCCTATTGCCGCGAAGATGAAATGGAAGTGTATGCACGCGTTGTTCAGGAGCCTAATTGTGTGAAAGCAGTTCTACTCTCAACGGGAGACACGGTGATTGTGGAAGTAGAACGGGAGATGGAAGCAGAGATTATCGGTGAAACGAAGCTATGTGTCATCGTCTGCAATGTAGATGAGGAGATGGATAAGCACGTGGATACCTTAGCACCAATCTATGACGACTACTACAATGACTTAGATCCAGACTTAATCATTGATGACTTAGATTAA
- a CDS encoding RicAFT regulatory complex protein RicA family protein, with protein sequence MTKTTQSYSKEEIMAKTKELASMLAQSQEVQFFQQAEKKIQQSQHVQQMIAQIKRKQKEATHLEHAFNREDMAKQKDEEIDAMMAQLDEVPLVQEFKQSQQELNDLLQIVTNMITIQLTEKVFKENGGGPVPCVNCEGE encoded by the coding sequence ATGACAAAAACAACACAGTCATATAGTAAAGAAGAGATTATGGCAAAAACCAAAGAATTAGCCAGTATGTTGGCACAGTCCCAAGAGGTCCAATTCTTTCAGCAGGCAGAAAAAAAGATCCAACAAAGTCAGCATGTTCAGCAAATGATCGCGCAGATTAAACGGAAGCAGAAGGAAGCTACTCATCTCGAGCATGCCTTTAATCGGGAAGACATGGCGAAACAGAAGGATGAAGAGATCGATGCTATGATGGCGCAATTAGATGAAGTTCCTTTGGTTCAAGAATTTAAGCAGTCGCAGCAGGAATTAAATGATCTGCTACAAATCGTGACCAATATGATCACCATTCAGCTCACAGAGAAGGTTTTTAAAGAGAATGGGGGAGGCCCTGTTCCTTGTGTCAACTGTGAGGGAGAATAA
- the miaB gene encoding tRNA (N6-isopentenyl adenosine(37)-C2)-methylthiotransferase MiaB encodes MTTTDRNNLTQDSKSIRSNKFKVLSTPNLSLGKRRGKEEIEVVQFGDLPQELHRLGEGKHYLIRTFGCQMNEHDSEVMAGILENMGYTATEQEEDADVILFNTCAIRENAEDKVFGHLGRMKTLKRERPHLIVGVAGCMSQEESVVNTIMQKYQHIDLILGTHNIHRLPYLLQEALYSKEMVVEVWSKEGDIVENLPKVRQDGLKAWVNIMYGCDKFCTYCIVPYTRGKERSRHPEDVIAEVRELARLGYQEVTLLGQNVNAYGKDFSHIQYGFGDLMDEIRKIGIPRVRFTTSYPSDFDQHLIDVLAKKGNLMEHIHLPVQSGSNAMLKLMARKYTRETYLDLVHRIKEAIPDVSLTTDIIVGFPGETDEMFEETLSLVKEVEYDSAFTFIYSPREGTPAAKMQDDISEEVKKERLQHLLDVQNEISRRKNEALRDQVLEVLVEGESKTNPDVLAGRTRTNKLVHFKGDTSSIGQFVYVRITDPLTWTLNGEQVFTE; translated from the coding sequence GTGACAACGACCGATCGTAACAATTTGACCCAAGACTCAAAATCTATCCGGTCAAATAAATTTAAAGTACTCTCCACTCCCAATCTTTCACTGGGGAAACGGCGGGGGAAAGAAGAGATTGAAGTAGTGCAATTTGGTGATTTACCGCAAGAGTTGCACCGATTAGGAGAAGGAAAGCACTATTTAATCCGTACATTTGGTTGTCAAATGAATGAACATGATTCAGAAGTGATGGCAGGTATTCTTGAGAATATGGGATATACTGCAACGGAGCAAGAAGAGGATGCCGATGTCATTCTATTTAATACCTGCGCCATCCGTGAAAACGCTGAAGATAAAGTATTTGGCCATCTAGGCCGAATGAAGACGCTAAAGCGGGAACGTCCCCACTTAATTGTTGGTGTAGCCGGATGTATGTCCCAAGAGGAATCTGTGGTCAACACCATTATGCAAAAATATCAACATATTGACTTGATTCTAGGCACCCATAATATCCATCGCCTTCCCTATTTACTTCAAGAAGCACTCTATTCCAAGGAGATGGTGGTAGAGGTTTGGTCGAAAGAGGGGGATATCGTCGAAAACCTCCCCAAGGTCAGACAAGATGGCTTGAAGGCCTGGGTCAATATTATGTATGGCTGCGATAAGTTCTGCACCTATTGTATCGTACCCTATACCCGTGGCAAGGAACGGAGTCGTCATCCTGAGGACGTTATCGCTGAAGTTCGTGAGCTCGCTCGCCTTGGCTATCAAGAGGTGACGCTGCTGGGGCAGAATGTGAATGCTTATGGGAAGGATTTCTCCCATATCCAATATGGCTTCGGAGATTTAATGGATGAGATTCGTAAGATTGGCATACCAAGGGTGCGGTTCACCACCAGTTATCCTAGCGATTTCGACCAACATCTCATCGATGTGCTTGCCAAGAAGGGGAATCTCATGGAGCATATCCATCTTCCCGTTCAATCAGGGAGCAATGCCATGCTCAAGCTGATGGCTCGGAAATATACGCGGGAGACTTATCTTGATCTCGTTCACCGAATTAAGGAGGCCATTCCTGATGTATCACTTACAACAGATATTATCGTAGGCTTTCCGGGTGAAACGGACGAGATGTTTGAAGAAACACTCTCCTTAGTTAAAGAGGTAGAATATGATTCCGCCTTCACCTTTATCTATTCGCCACGGGAGGGCACCCCTGCTGCGAAGATGCAGGATGATATCTCCGAAGAGGTGAAGAAAGAGCGTCTTCAACATCTACTTGATGTGCAGAATGAGATTAGTCGCCGCAAAAATGAAGCACTCCGTGATCAAGTTCTTGAAGTCCTGGTTGAGGGAGAGTCCAAGACCAATCCTGATGTACTAGCTGGTCGCACACGTACCAATAAATTGGTTCATTTTAAGGGGGATACCTCCAGTATTGGTCAATTTGTCTATGTACGTATCACCGATCCACTTACTTGGACATTGAATGGTGAGCAGGTTTTTACAGAGTAG
- a CDS encoding glycine C-acetyltransferase, producing MKGFEYLEVELNDMKEQGVFRSLVPLQSPQGGRIIIDGKELIQLSSNNYLGLTNHPRLVEAAKQAVEAYGVGTGSVRTIAGTMEMHEELERKLANFKQTEATLVFQSGFTANVGVLSALLDEQDVVISDELNHASIIDGIRLTKAARRIYRHSDLKDLEKALQETQHYRKRLVVTDGVFSMDGDVARLPEIVELCENYDALVMVDDAHASGVFGENGRGTVDHFHLHGRVHIQVGTLSKAIGVLGGYIASAQVVREYLIHRGRPFLFSTSHPPAVVAANLAAIDVLLTEPEWIERLWENTRFFKAGLKDLGFDIGTSESPITPVLLGDEAMTMRFSDRLLANGVFAQGIAYPTVAKGKARIRAIVSAVHSKADLSEALAIFAKVGKEEKVI from the coding sequence ATGAAAGGATTCGAATATTTAGAAGTGGAGCTAAATGACATGAAGGAGCAAGGCGTATTTCGTTCCTTGGTTCCGCTTCAATCTCCCCAAGGAGGTCGTATTATTATTGATGGAAAGGAACTCATACAGCTCTCTTCCAATAACTACTTGGGATTAACCAACCATCCGCGCTTGGTTGAAGCAGCGAAGCAGGCAGTGGAAGCATATGGTGTTGGAACAGGCTCGGTTCGTACCATCGCTGGTACGATGGAGATGCATGAGGAGCTTGAACGGAAGCTGGCTAACTTCAAACAGACTGAAGCTACGCTCGTATTTCAGTCAGGCTTCACTGCCAATGTGGGAGTGCTATCAGCTCTATTAGATGAACAAGATGTGGTGATTAGTGATGAGCTGAATCATGCTTCCATCATCGATGGGATCCGCTTAACCAAAGCAGCCCGTCGGATTTATCGACATTCCGATCTGAAGGATTTAGAGAAGGCTCTTCAAGAGACCCAGCATTATCGGAAGCGCCTTGTTGTTACAGATGGGGTCTTTAGTATGGACGGTGATGTGGCACGCCTCCCAGAGATTGTGGAGCTGTGTGAGAACTATGATGCCTTAGTGATGGTAGATGATGCCCATGCCAGTGGAGTATTCGGAGAAAATGGTCGAGGCACAGTGGATCATTTTCATTTGCATGGACGTGTTCATATCCAAGTAGGTACACTTTCGAAAGCCATCGGTGTATTAGGTGGCTATATTGCCAGTGCTCAAGTGGTTCGTGAGTACTTAATTCACCGTGGTCGGCCCTTCTTGTTCAGCACCTCCCATCCTCCTGCTGTAGTTGCTGCCAATCTGGCTGCCATTGATGTCTTATTGACGGAGCCAGAATGGATTGAGAGACTGTGGGAGAATACGCGCTTCTTTAAGGCTGGGCTGAAGGATCTAGGCTTTGATATTGGTACCAGTGAATCCCCTATTACACCTGTGCTCTTGGGTGATGAAGCCATGACCATGCGCTTCTCAGATCGCCTCCTTGCAAACGGTGTTTTTGCGCAAGGAATTGCTTACCCAACCGTGGCTAAAGGAAAAGCACGGATCCGCGCCATCGTATCTGCAGTGCATTCGAAGGCAGATTTAAGCGAGGCCCTTGCGATCTTTGCTAAGGTTGGGAAGGAAGAAAAGGTAATCTAA
- the tdh gene encoding L-threonine 3-dehydrogenase — MAELMQAIVKHERGPGARLEKVPIPRIGHDEVLVEVKAASICGTDYHIYTWDAWAERRFGQVPMIFGHEFAGVVVAIGEQVTHVAIGDYVSAETHVVCGRCPQCLQGDFHICKETQILGVDIPGCFAQYVKVPARNIWKNSKTLSFEIASIQEPMGNAVHTTLAGEVVGKSVAVIGCGPIGIMSVPVAQAAGAHQVIAIDINPFRLELAKRLGADHLILSTKENPVERVLELTDGHGVDVVLEMSGHPQAIRQGFQMVTNGGRISMLGIPAQEVVLDIANELVFKGITVQGITGRRMFSTWQQTAALLQSGRVDLTPLITHRLSLERFEEAFTLIKEGKAGKVVLLPNGE; from the coding sequence TTGGCAGAATTGATGCAAGCCATCGTGAAACATGAACGGGGTCCAGGTGCTCGTTTAGAAAAGGTTCCAATACCAAGGATTGGTCATGATGAGGTCTTAGTTGAAGTAAAGGCTGCCTCCATCTGTGGCACAGATTATCATATCTACACGTGGGATGCTTGGGCAGAACGGCGATTTGGACAAGTACCGATGATCTTTGGCCATGAATTTGCTGGTGTTGTGGTGGCGATCGGGGAGCAGGTTACTCATGTAGCCATCGGTGACTATGTCTCAGCTGAGACCCATGTGGTCTGCGGCCGGTGTCCTCAATGCTTACAAGGTGATTTTCATATCTGTAAGGAGACTCAGATCCTCGGTGTGGACATTCCCGGGTGCTTTGCGCAATATGTAAAAGTACCTGCACGAAATATTTGGAAAAATTCTAAAACACTCTCTTTTGAAATCGCTTCCATTCAGGAACCAATGGGGAATGCTGTTCATACAACGCTAGCTGGGGAAGTGGTAGGGAAGAGTGTAGCGGTCATTGGTTGTGGTCCGATTGGCATCATGAGTGTTCCCGTTGCACAGGCAGCAGGTGCACATCAAGTCATCGCCATCGATATTAACCCATTTCGTTTAGAGCTAGCGAAGCGGTTAGGTGCTGATCATCTGATCCTATCTACGAAAGAGAACCCTGTAGAGCGGGTTTTAGAGCTAACAGATGGCCATGGAGTCGATGTGGTGTTAGAGATGTCAGGTCATCCGCAAGCGATTCGCCAAGGGTTCCAGATGGTAACCAATGGTGGACGGATCTCCATGCTGGGTATTCCCGCGCAGGAGGTCGTCCTAGACATTGCCAATGAGCTCGTGTTTAAAGGAATTACGGTTCAGGGCATCACCGGCCGTCGTATGTTCTCTACTTGGCAACAGACTGCGGCATTGCTTCAGTCTGGCCGTGTTGATTTGACACCATTAATCACCCATCGTTTGTCTTTAGAACGCTTTGAAGAGGCTTTTACCTTAATCAAAGAAGGAAAGGCAGGAAAAGTGGTCTTACTACCCAATGGAGAGTGA
- a CDS encoding class I SAM-dependent methyltransferase, which produces MEKEQIQWIPTVLEMAKKLVMTHVKPGATVIDATVGNGHDTVFLAQLVGEKGQVYGFDIQELALTNASKHLQARGLSEQVQLIRAGHEQLLEYVNEPIEAVMFNLGYLPGSDKNIITRGETTVAAIKSALTLLEKGGIILLVVYWGHEGGEAERKEVEEFVASLPQQAFSVLRYQFMNQINCPPYLIAIERRD; this is translated from the coding sequence ATGGAAAAAGAGCAAATTCAATGGATTCCCACTGTTTTGGAGATGGCAAAAAAATTAGTGATGACCCATGTGAAACCAGGTGCAACTGTGATTGATGCTACAGTAGGGAATGGACACGATACTGTCTTCCTCGCTCAGCTTGTAGGGGAGAAGGGCCAGGTTTATGGCTTTGATATACAGGAGCTTGCATTAACCAATGCCAGCAAGCATCTCCAAGCTAGAGGACTCTCAGAACAGGTACAACTTATTCGGGCTGGGCATGAGCAGTTGCTAGAGTATGTTAATGAGCCCATTGAAGCGGTTATGTTTAATCTTGGGTACCTACCAGGATCAGATAAGAACATAATTACCCGTGGTGAGACCACTGTTGCTGCCATTAAATCAGCCCTTACCCTTCTAGAGAAGGGTGGTATTATTCTCCTTGTTGTCTATTGGGGGCATGAGGGTGGCGAAGCGGAACGTAAAGAGGTTGAGGAATTTGTCGCTTCTCTACCACAGCAGGCATTCTCTGTCCTACGCTATCAGTTTATGAATCAAATCAATTGTCCACCTTACTTGATCGCCATTGAACGAAGAGATTGA
- the helD gene encoding RNA polymerase recycling motor HelD: MNKKTYEWQKEQARVDQVVQEIHDQIDSLQVQVGQITTTIVDIRKNFWSDVTVNLEDQYEFAETYASIKQQAELLSERERMHRHAQNRLRTLKRLEQSPYFGRIDFSEDDSNPFESIYLGISSLRHEETGQFLIYDWRAPICSIYYDFPPGPVHYEAPSGTITGRLERKRQYMIRHGEILSMFDTGITIGDELLQEVLGKQADPQMKSIVSTIQKEQNQIIRNEHSQLIIVQGAAGSGKTSAALQRIAYLLYRYRKSLHAENILLFSPNPLFSTYVSTVLPELGEENMQQTTFQEYLEYHLANSYHVEDPYDQLEYLYSSYTDPGYEARLEGIRFKASTQFLHLMDEYLRTLAKDGIIFNHILFRGKPFITAEQIREYFDSIDSSLTLPNRISLLVEWLHKELKRKTKLEKKSPWVEEEIQLLDREDFLKSYQKLQKKKGYTGEQFNDFQREEDILRTMVIRRRFKPLHRHVEQMQFINYLAIYRALFTNDQLLQILNKEQLPLHWKMICEQTIGKLDQKILSYEDATPFLYLKERMEGFHSNHQIRHVFIDEAQDYSPFQIALIRHLFPRSKMTVLGDENQGISAHSSSNLATLVSLFAPEEQEHYHLQQSYRSTQPIVQFTRQLLPQNQGIIPFQREGKMPTISAVVNQHHLIEQIVRRVQQLQEHGHRTIAIICKTTEESREAYAALSAQLTIQHVQKATQAFQQGIVLIPAYLAKGIEFDAVIIYNASRSIYGNAQEEMERKLLYTACTRAMHELYLYYLGEISPYLAEISANTYVKE; this comes from the coding sequence TTGAATAAGAAGACGTATGAGTGGCAGAAAGAGCAAGCACGTGTGGATCAAGTTGTCCAGGAAATCCATGACCAAATTGATTCTCTTCAGGTACAGGTGGGGCAAATCACAACCACGATTGTAGATATTCGAAAAAATTTCTGGAGCGATGTGACGGTTAATCTTGAGGATCAATATGAGTTTGCTGAAACTTACGCTAGTATAAAACAGCAAGCAGAGCTACTTTCCGAACGAGAAAGAATGCATCGCCATGCACAAAATCGCTTACGGACACTAAAGCGTCTTGAGCAATCACCCTATTTTGGTCGGATCGATTTCAGTGAAGACGATTCCAATCCATTCGAATCCATCTATCTGGGGATCTCCTCGCTCCGCCATGAGGAGACTGGTCAATTCCTCATCTACGATTGGCGCGCTCCTATCTGTAGTATTTATTATGATTTCCCCCCTGGTCCGGTCCATTATGAAGCACCTAGCGGCACGATTACAGGAAGACTAGAACGGAAACGCCAATATATGATTCGCCATGGTGAAATTCTAAGTATGTTTGATACAGGAATCACCATCGGTGACGAACTTCTGCAGGAGGTATTAGGCAAGCAGGCTGACCCACAGATGAAGAGCATCGTCTCCACCATTCAGAAGGAACAAAATCAGATCATACGTAATGAGCATAGCCAATTAATCATTGTACAAGGTGCAGCTGGAAGTGGCAAAACCTCTGCTGCCTTACAAAGAATCGCCTATCTCCTCTATCGATACCGAAAGAGCTTACATGCAGAGAATATTCTCCTTTTTTCGCCCAATCCATTATTTAGCACCTATGTATCCACGGTGCTGCCAGAATTAGGCGAGGAGAATATGCAGCAGACCACCTTTCAAGAATATCTAGAGTATCACCTCGCCAATTCATATCATGTAGAGGATCCCTATGACCAGCTGGAATATCTCTATTCTTCCTACACTGATCCAGGGTATGAAGCACGCCTCGAAGGCATCCGCTTTAAGGCGAGTACCCAGTTCCTCCATCTAATGGATGAATATCTTCGTACCCTCGCGAAGGATGGTATCATCTTTAACCATATCCTCTTTCGTGGGAAACCCTTCATTACAGCAGAGCAGATCAGGGAATACTTTGATTCCATTGATTCATCCCTCACCCTTCCTAATCGCATTAGCCTATTGGTGGAATGGCTGCACAAAGAACTGAAGCGAAAAACCAAGTTGGAGAAGAAATCACCCTGGGTAGAGGAAGAAATCCAACTCCTTGACCGTGAAGACTTCCTTAAGTCCTATCAAAAATTGCAGAAGAAAAAAGGATACACTGGCGAGCAGTTCAATGATTTCCAACGGGAAGAAGACATTCTACGAACCATGGTGATTCGAAGACGCTTTAAGCCATTGCATCGCCATGTAGAACAGATGCAGTTTATTAACTATCTAGCCATCTATCGAGCGCTTTTTACCAATGATCAGCTACTGCAAATCCTCAACAAAGAGCAGCTTCCTCTCCATTGGAAGATGATCTGTGAGCAGACCATTGGCAAACTAGATCAGAAAATCCTCTCCTACGAAGATGCAACACCTTTTCTTTATCTGAAAGAACGGATGGAAGGCTTTCATAGCAACCATCAGATTCGCCATGTTTTCATCGACGAGGCGCAAGATTATTCTCCCTTCCAAATAGCCTTGATACGCCATCTTTTTCCCAGAAGTAAGATGACGGTATTAGGCGATGAGAACCAAGGGATCTCTGCCCATTCCTCTTCCAATCTTGCCACCCTTGTCAGTCTTTTTGCACCAGAAGAGCAGGAACATTATCATCTGCAGCAAAGCTATCGCTCCACCCAACCGATCGTGCAGTTTACCCGGCAGCTTCTTCCACAGAACCAAGGGATCATCCCCTTTCAACGGGAAGGTAAAATGCCTACGATAAGTGCTGTAGTAAATCAACATCACTTGATCGAACAGATCGTAAGGCGTGTTCAGCAATTACAGGAGCATGGTCATCGAACCATCGCCATCATCTGCAAAACAACAGAAGAGTCAAGGGAAGCTTACGCAGCATTGAGCGCACAACTCACCATCCAGCATGTGCAAAAGGCTACGCAAGCCTTTCAGCAGGGTATTGTGCTCATACCAGCATATCTGGCCAAAGGAATTGAATTCGATGCAGTGATCATTTATAACGCTTCGAGAAGCATCTATGGGAATGCACAAGAAGAAATGGAAAGAAAACTGCTATATACCGCTTGCACACGAGCTATGCATGAACTATATCTCTATTATCTAGGAGAGATAAGTCCCTACTTAGCTGAGATATCTGCTAATACCTATGTAAAAGAATAA
- a CDS encoding IS1182 family transposase — translation MPIIRQGGLFGVQDLFDMEPPQRFKAIFSTLDLAPILHMISKKSLYGAPTELHYEAMLYSLAARIIERIPTVKDLWRRLQHDLIFRMECGFLFSDPIPSEASYSRLIQKISETTILERVQDTFLFQAIQEGFVEDEVVAIDVTHFKSRDHGQAQEKKSKPAPKKRGRKSKAKKGADEKRKQEEESQKSLYEKTIAAQLDVSLEELCSQVPLQPQWGIKKNSEGKNIFWYGYKAHLAVGTKSQSILRAMMSSGNMNDGKAAIPLLKGIQSILPHRVRYALMDAGDDYLPIYQQIHRMNAQAIMAYNKRNERKINGLDEHFAPTCVREHSYRYDSYDKKYTTLKYVRPKECRDCPLAHDSLCQKVYKMKVDADLRKYTAPARGTQAWEKLYDQRTAVERVNAYVKQFFQLNNVRYRTGKKAKVHFDWVMLIYNASKLAVDRIRKAFNESIAAA, via the coding sequence ATGCCTATTATACGACAAGGAGGCCTATTTGGGGTACAAGATTTATTCGACATGGAACCTCCCCAACGCTTTAAAGCGATATTTTCTACCCTGGACTTGGCTCCGATTCTTCATATGATCTCGAAAAAGTCCCTCTATGGAGCTCCAACGGAGCTCCATTATGAGGCGATGTTGTACTCGTTGGCTGCTCGAATCATCGAACGGATTCCCACGGTGAAAGACTTGTGGAGAAGGCTACAACATGACTTGATCTTTCGAATGGAATGTGGCTTCCTATTTTCTGATCCCATTCCTTCCGAAGCCTCTTATTCTCGTCTCATTCAGAAAATTTCTGAAACTACGATTCTCGAAAGAGTGCAAGATACATTCTTGTTTCAAGCGATCCAAGAAGGGTTTGTGGAGGATGAAGTGGTAGCCATCGATGTCACTCACTTTAAATCCCGTGATCATGGACAGGCTCAGGAAAAAAAGTCAAAACCGGCACCCAAAAAACGGGGTCGAAAATCCAAGGCTAAGAAAGGAGCTGACGAGAAGCGCAAGCAAGAAGAAGAATCCCAAAAGTCTTTGTACGAGAAAACCATCGCAGCTCAACTGGATGTTTCCTTAGAAGAATTATGTTCCCAAGTTCCCTTGCAACCACAGTGGGGCATCAAGAAAAACAGTGAAGGAAAGAATATATTTTGGTACGGATACAAGGCACATCTTGCGGTCGGTACAAAAAGTCAATCTATTCTGCGCGCCATGATGTCATCCGGGAATATGAACGATGGGAAAGCCGCCATTCCTTTACTAAAAGGCATTCAATCCATTCTACCCCACCGGGTTCGCTATGCGCTCATGGATGCAGGCGATGACTACCTGCCCATCTACCAACAGATTCATCGTATGAACGCACAAGCGATCATGGCCTATAACAAGCGAAATGAGAGGAAGATCAACGGATTGGATGAACATTTTGCACCAACTTGTGTTCGGGAGCATTCCTATCGTTACGATAGTTACGACAAAAAGTATACAACCTTGAAGTATGTACGACCTAAAGAATGCAGAGACTGCCCCTTAGCCCACGACTCCCTCTGCCAGAAGGTCTATAAGATGAAGGTAGACGCCGATCTACGCAAGTACACCGCACCAGCAAGAGGTACTCAAGCCTGGGAGAAGTTATATGACCAACGAACTGCGGTGGAGCGAGTGAATGCATACGTAAAGCAGTTTTTTCAGTTAAACAACGTTCGCTATCGTACTGGCAAGAAAGCCAAAGTCCATTTTGATTGGGTCATGCTGATTTACAATGCCTCGAAGTTGGCTGTTGATCGTATTCGTAAAGCGTTTAATGAAAGTATAGCTGCTGCATAG